From a single Campylobacter concisus genomic region:
- a CDS encoding TRAP transporter large permease — protein MTIAFLFILLFALMLIGVPVAVSLGTSTVLTMIFFTDIDIATIPQLIFDGINKFSLMAIPMFILAGNLLSKGGSARRIIDFAKSMVGHLPGGLPMSAIFACIIFAAVSGSSPATVVAIGSIMFAAIKEAGYPKEYAVGGITTAGSLGILIPPSVVMIVYGVTAEVSIGKLFMAGVVPGLMLGAFMLVQTYVGAKKLGFKATKAEPFKVRVQKFAKAFWALLIVVVVIGGIYGGIFTPTEAAAASAVYALFISLFIYRDIKIKDLWDICLDSALTTAMIFFIIANAVVFAYLLTSEQIPQAIASMILDANIGMIGFLIFVNILLFIMGQFMEPSSVIMIMVPLLLPISTQLGIDPIHFGIILVVNMEIGMVTPPVGLNLFVASGLTNMNLKEVIMACLPWTLTLFFGLILVTYIPQISLWLPNIMYGH, from the coding sequence ATGACAATAGCATTTTTATTTATCCTACTTTTTGCGCTAATGCTAATAGGCGTGCCTGTGGCTGTTTCACTGGGAACTAGCACCGTTTTGACGATGATATTTTTTACAGACATAGACATCGCTACGATCCCACAGCTAATTTTTGATGGTATCAATAAATTTTCGTTAATGGCGATCCCGATGTTTATCTTGGCTGGAAATTTACTAAGCAAAGGTGGCTCAGCAAGGCGTATCATCGACTTTGCAAAGTCTATGGTCGGACACTTGCCAGGTGGTTTACCTATGAGCGCGATATTTGCCTGCATCATCTTTGCAGCGGTCTCTGGAAGCTCGCCTGCGACGGTTGTAGCTATTGGCTCAATTATGTTTGCAGCGATAAAAGAGGCTGGCTATCCAAAAGAGTACGCAGTTGGCGGCATAACAACGGCCGGCTCGCTTGGAATTTTGATCCCGCCTTCAGTTGTTATGATAGTTTATGGCGTAACTGCTGAGGTTAGTATCGGCAAGCTCTTTATGGCTGGTGTTGTGCCTGGTCTTATGCTTGGAGCCTTTATGCTCGTTCAAACCTATGTCGGAGCAAAAAAGCTTGGTTTTAAAGCAACTAAGGCTGAGCCATTTAAAGTAAGAGTGCAGAAATTTGCCAAAGCATTTTGGGCGCTTTTAATCGTTGTCGTGGTCATTGGCGGAATTTATGGAGGAATCTTTACTCCAACTGAAGCTGCTGCGGCAAGTGCGGTCTATGCGCTATTTATCTCACTTTTTATCTATAGAGATATAAAGATAAAAGATCTTTGGGACATCTGCCTAGACTCGGCTCTTACAACAGCTATGATATTTTTCATTATCGCAAACGCCGTTGTTTTTGCATATTTGCTAACTAGCGAGCAGATCCCTCAAGCGATCGCTTCGATGATACTTGACGCAAATATTGGTATGATAGGATTTTTGATATTTGTAAATATCCTGCTCTTTATCATGGGTCAATTTATGGAGCCTTCAAGCGTTATCATGATCATGGTGCCACTATTGCTTCCGATTTCAACGCAACTTGGCATAGATCCGATACATTTTGGCATTATCTTAGTTGTAAATATGGAGATAGGTATGGTGACTCCGCCTGTTGGACTAAATTTATTTGTCGCAAGCGGTCTTACAAATATGAACTTAAAAGAGGTCATCATGGCATGCTTGCCTTGGACACTTACTTTGTTCTTTGGCCTTATCTTGGTTACTTATATACCACAAATTTCTCTTTGGTTGCCAAACATAATGTATGGACATTAA
- the tpx gene encoding thiol peroxidase: MATTKFKGSEVNLSGNEVFVGSYAPEAKVVAQDLSEFSVGGNNGVEVLVCLPSLDTGVCAAEARKFNEKVAGKHGVKLSIISNDLPFAMGRFCTTEGIANLHVGSDFRYGEFAKNYGVLMSDGPLKGLLARAVFVINDGVIIHKQIVPEVTEEPNYDAVFDAIKSSGSCGCGCH, from the coding sequence ATGGCAACTACAAAATTTAAAGGTAGTGAGGTAAATTTAAGTGGAAATGAGGTCTTTGTTGGCTCTTATGCGCCTGAAGCAAAAGTTGTAGCGCAAGATCTTAGCGAGTTTAGTGTAGGTGGAAATAATGGCGTAGAAGTACTTGTTTGCTTGCCATCACTTGATACTGGCGTTTGCGCAGCAGAGGCTCGTAAATTTAACGAAAAAGTAGCTGGCAAACACGGCGTAAAACTTAGCATCATCTCAAATGATTTGCCATTTGCGATGGGTAGATTTTGCACGACTGAAGGCATAGCAAATTTACATGTTGGAAGTGACTTTAGATACGGAGAATTTGCTAAAAACTATGGCGTTTTAATGAGCGATGGCCCACTAAAAGGACTACTTGCAAGAGCGGTATTTGTCATCAATGATGGCGTAATAATTCACAAACAAATCGTCCCTGAAGTGACAGAAGAGCCAAACTACGATGCTGTATTTGATGCTATTAAAAGTAGCGGTAGTTGTGGTTGTGGCTGCCATTAA
- a CDS encoding TRAP transporter small permease: MKSFFNVLDIAIASLNKTIAVVGLASGTLLAFANVMARYFFDKSWSWASELSNYLFIWSAFFAAAYGFNKGIHVSVTILVEKFPPALAKVCLLFSHILTTVFLIFIAVYSIDYLKILHEIEQMIIDLGIPQWVPMIVLPIAFVTASYRSTEKAIKVALTPAENVVSNEAHELAHGSVVKD; this comes from the coding sequence ATGAAGAGTTTTTTTAATGTCCTTGATATAGCGATAGCCTCACTAAATAAAACTATCGCAGTAGTTGGGCTCGCAAGTGGAACATTGCTAGCCTTTGCAAACGTTATGGCTAGATATTTTTTCGATAAAAGCTGGTCATGGGCGAGTGAGCTATCAAACTATCTTTTTATCTGGTCGGCGTTTTTTGCCGCGGCATACGGCTTTAACAAGGGCATTCACGTGAGCGTAACTATCTTGGTGGAAAAATTTCCACCAGCGCTCGCGAAAGTATGCCTGCTCTTTTCACATATCTTAACAACTGTCTTTTTGATATTTATCGCAGTTTATTCGATTGATTATCTCAAAATTTTGCACGAGATCGAGCAGATGATAATAGACCTTGGCATACCACAATGGGTACCTATGATAGTGCTTCCAATAGCCTTTGTCACAGCTAGCTACCGCTCGACCGAAAAAGCCATAAAAGTAGCTCTAACGCCTGCTGAAAATGTCGTAAGCAACGAAGCGCACGAGCTAGCTCATGGTAGCGTAGTTAAAGATTAA
- a CDS encoding MalY/PatB family protein, with protein MKYDFDTLISRDGTNSSKWRMKNDVLPMWVADMDFKAAPEILNALQKRLDNGVFGYSFIPKEWNEAIKGWWKRRHDVSFENEWMCFCTGVIPAISTAIRRFSNPGDQILVQAPVYHVFFNCIKNNGREILSNDLVYKDGSYEIDFEDLEAKLAQPLTTMMLLCNPHNPIGKIWDKETLKKIGELCYKHDVLVISDEIHCDITDPGLSYVPFISVSEECKNNSITCVSPTKAFNIAGLQSSAIVTPNEQIRARINAAVNYDEIGEANAFAITATIAAFNDSQTWLDELRDYLFENKKIVINFIKEQNLPVKLLPSNATYLLWLDCSAFCEDSSDFMNFLRDKAGLWLNDGNAYRGDRFFLRMNIATQRARVLEGLKRLQNGINLYTSKR; from the coding sequence ATGAAGTACGATTTTGATACGCTTATTAGCAGAGATGGCACTAACTCATCAAAATGGCGAATGAAAAATGATGTTTTGCCAATGTGGGTTGCTGATATGGATTTTAAGGCTGCACCTGAAATTTTAAATGCCCTACAAAAGCGTCTTGATAATGGCGTCTTTGGCTACTCATTTATTCCAAAAGAGTGGAACGAAGCGATTAAAGGCTGGTGGAAGAGGCGTCATGATGTTAGCTTTGAAAATGAGTGGATGTGCTTTTGTACTGGTGTTATACCAGCGATTTCTACTGCGATTAGAAGATTTAGCAATCCAGGTGATCAAATTTTAGTTCAAGCTCCCGTATATCACGTATTTTTTAACTGCATCAAAAATAATGGTCGTGAAATTTTATCAAATGACCTTGTCTATAAAGATGGCTCTTATGAGATTGATTTTGAAGACCTTGAGGCAAAGCTAGCTCAACCACTAACAACTATGATGCTCCTTTGCAATCCTCACAACCCAATAGGAAAAATTTGGGACAAAGAGACGCTTAAAAAAATAGGCGAGCTTTGCTATAAGCATGATGTTTTGGTTATCAGCGATGAAATTCACTGCGATATAACTGATCCTGGGCTAAGCTACGTGCCATTTATCAGCGTTAGCGAAGAGTGCAAAAATAACTCAATCACATGCGTCTCACCTACAAAAGCCTTTAATATAGCTGGACTTCAAAGCTCAGCCATCGTCACGCCAAATGAGCAGATACGCGCCAGAATAAATGCAGCTGTAAATTATGATGAGATAGGTGAAGCAAACGCCTTTGCGATAACTGCGACAATAGCGGCATTTAACGATAGTCAAACATGGCTTGATGAACTTAGGGATTATCTCTTTGAAAACAAAAAAATCGTTATAAATTTCATAAAAGAGCAAAATTTGCCAGTAAAACTTCTGCCTTCAAATGCGACTTATCTTTTATGGCTTGATTGTAGCGCGTTTTGCGAGGATTCGAGCGACTTTATGAATTTCTTGCGTGATAAAGCTGGGCTTTGGCTAAATGATGGCAATGCTTACAGGGGAGATAGATTTTTCCTACGTATGAATATAGCAACCCAAAGAGCCAGAGTGCTTGAGGGGCTAAAACGCTTACAAAATGGTATAAATTTATACACTTCAAAAAGATAA
- a CDS encoding ATP-binding protein codes for MNQLELYYNQPLKSSKFIPRKYEIISPKTLIIGAISSGKTALVYEFLSHYKSEERLYVNLDDLRIDRALLLANLKEFLEKNAQIKVLAVENLQAADLANLGFLKGATLENIILTSKEFSLTIDGFARINLNYLDYEEFILFFKKNLDQDLLFSYFLAHGNEIASAFLDSSEVTAHLQQLLKANLSEQSITILKECAPKCHDVLSTFGIYKNLKEHMKISKDSVYNTVASLNENSFIELVPNLDESSTSKKLYFTNFALRNALYLKKDFLAVFANVVFCELLKFKDEIYYTKEIDFFLNKRKIAIICVPFSAPEIIFLKFKKLHASLKELGVSKLQIISVANQTELSFEGIKCEILPFSRWSLGL; via the coding sequence ATGAACCAATTAGAGCTTTATTACAATCAGCCGCTTAAATCAAGTAAATTTATCCCCAGAAAATACGAAATCATCTCGCCAAAGACGCTTATAATAGGCGCCATTTCAAGTGGCAAAACAGCCCTTGTTTATGAGTTCTTGAGCCATTATAAAAGCGAGGAGAGGCTTTATGTAAATTTAGATGATCTAAGGATAGACAGAGCCTTGCTTTTAGCAAATTTGAAAGAATTTTTAGAAAAAAATGCCCAGATAAAGGTTCTTGCAGTTGAAAATTTACAAGCTGCTGACCTTGCAAATTTAGGCTTTTTAAAGGGCGCAACACTTGAAAATATCATCCTTACAAGCAAGGAATTTTCACTCACGATTGACGGCTTTGCTCGTATAAATTTAAACTATCTCGACTACGAGGAATTTATACTATTTTTTAAAAAAAATTTGGACCAAGACCTGCTTTTTAGCTACTTTTTGGCTCACGGCAACGAGATAGCAAGTGCCTTTTTAGACTCCAGCGAGGTCACAGCACACTTGCAGCAGCTATTAAAAGCAAATTTAAGCGAGCAAAGCATTACGATTTTAAAAGAATGTGCTCCAAAATGTCACGATGTGCTTAGTACTTTTGGTATCTATAAAAATCTAAAAGAGCATATGAAAATCTCAAAAGATAGTGTCTATAACACAGTAGCCAGCCTTAATGAAAATAGCTTTATAGAATTAGTACCAAATTTAGATGAGAGCAGCACGAGCAAAAAGCTCTACTTTACAAATTTTGCACTTCGTAACGCTTTGTATCTAAAAAAGGACTTTTTGGCTGTCTTTGCAAATGTAGTTTTTTGTGAGTTGCTTAAATTTAAAGATGAAATTTACTACACAAAAGAGATTGATTTCTTCCTTAATAAAAGGAAGATCGCAATCATCTGTGTGCCGTTTTCTGCGCCAGAGATCATCTTTTTAAAATTTAAAAAACTCCACGCAAGCTTAAAAGAACTGGGTGTAAGTAAGCTTCAGATAATCAGCGTCGCAAACCAAACTGAGCTTAGCTTTGAGGGCATAAAATGCGAAATTTTACCATTTTCTAGGTGGAGTCTAGGTTTATAA
- a CDS encoding DctP family TRAP transporter solute-binding subunit — MKFLQALLFTCAISGLAFGADKVYTIKFAHVVAASTPKGKAADFFAKRAEELSGGKLKVQVFPSAQLLDDDRVFGALKLGNVQMAAPSFSKFTPIVPQFQLFDLPFIFKDAEHLHKVQDGEVGEELKGLVTKKGFVALDYWDAGFKHFSSSKKPVLVPEDAKGQKFRIQSSKVLEEQIKVVGGNPQVLPFSEVYSALQQGVVDATENPLSNFYNSKFHEVQSSLTLSSHGYLGYLVIMSDKFWSKLPDDLKANVKQALSEATAFEREETAKEDAHVIAELEKYIAASKKLEIYKIDDAQKAEWQKVMQSIYPKFYDVIGKDLIEKTLGTK; from the coding sequence ATGAAATTCTTACAAGCTTTACTTTTCACTTGTGCCATCAGTGGCTTAGCATTTGGTGCAGACAAAGTCTATACGATCAAATTTGCTCACGTTGTTGCAGCTTCTACACCAAAAGGCAAGGCAGCTGACTTTTTTGCTAAACGTGCTGAGGAGCTAAGTGGCGGTAAACTAAAAGTTCAAGTTTTCCCATCAGCTCAACTACTTGATGATGATAGGGTTTTTGGTGCGTTAAAGCTTGGCAACGTTCAAATGGCAGCTCCAAGTTTTTCAAAATTTACGCCTATTGTGCCGCAGTTTCAGCTATTTGACCTGCCTTTCATCTTTAAAGATGCAGAGCACCTTCATAAGGTCCAAGATGGCGAGGTCGGTGAGGAGCTAAAAGGCCTTGTAACTAAAAAAGGCTTTGTGGCGCTTGATTATTGGGATGCTGGATTTAAGCATTTTAGCTCAAGCAAAAAGCCAGTTCTTGTGCCAGAAGATGCAAAAGGACAAAAATTTAGAATCCAAAGCTCAAAGGTACTTGAAGAACAAATTAAAGTAGTTGGTGGCAACCCACAAGTTTTACCATTTTCAGAGGTTTACTCTGCACTTCAACAAGGCGTAGTTGATGCGACTGAAAACCCGCTTTCAAATTTCTATAACTCAAAATTTCACGAAGTTCAAAGCTCGCTCACACTTTCAAGTCACGGATATTTGGGCTATTTAGTCATTATGAGCGATAAATTTTGGAGCAAGCTACCAGATGATCTAAAAGCAAATGTAAAACAAGCTCTAAGCGAAGCGACAGCTTTTGAGAGAGAAGAGACAGCAAAAGAGGACGCTCACGTCATAGCTGAACTTGAAAAATATATCGCTGCTAGTAAAAAACTAGAAATTTATAAGATCGATGACGCACAAAAGGCAGAATGGCAAAAGGTTATGCAGTCAATCTATCCTAAATTTTATGATGTTATCGGTAAAGACCTCATAGAAAAGACTCTTGGAACAAAATAA
- a CDS encoding DIP1984 family protein, with amino-acid sequence MKLAQALILRADTQKRLEQLKGRLLDNAKMQENERPSEDPKLLLKELDRLSDELFRLILTINLTNSSAKFEGASLTEMIAKKDTLSQKASVLRDFAKSASQKVDLYSNSEIKILSSVDVATLQKQIDELSKEIRELDMKLQEANWQVDLVE; translated from the coding sequence ATGAAATTAGCTCAGGCTCTCATTTTAAGAGCCGATACACAAAAACGTTTAGAGCAGCTAAAAGGTAGGTTACTCGATAATGCAAAAATGCAAGAAAATGAAAGACCTAGTGAAGATCCAAAACTTCTTTTAAAAGAGCTTGATAGGCTAAGCGATGAGCTATTTAGACTGATCTTGACTATAAATTTAACAAACTCAAGTGCAAAATTTGAAGGCGCGAGTCTAACTGAAATGATCGCTAAAAAAGATACGCTAAGCCAAAAAGCAAGCGTGCTTAGGGATTTTGCCAAAAGCGCAAGCCAAAAGGTCGATCTTTACTCAAATAGCGAGATAAAAATTTTAAGTAGTGTTGATGTGGCCACGCTCCAAAAGCAAATAGACGAGCTATCCAAAGAGATCAGAGAGCTAGATATGAAGCTACAAGAGGCAAACTGGCAAGTTGATCTTGTAGAGTAA
- the sodB gene encoding superoxide dismutase [Fe], whose amino-acid sequence MFELRKLPFDANSNAVVSAKTCEYHYGKHHATYVANLNNLIKDTKLANASFYEILTNSEGGLYNNVAQVYNHDFYWDCIAKKSEMSSELKAAIEANFANFKEEFLKAATTLFGSGWAWLVFDPSSKKLEIVQTSNAKTPVSDGKVPLLVVDVWEHAYYIDNFNARPKYLETFYENINWEFVSKAYEWALKEGLGSVEFYTKELHK is encoded by the coding sequence ATGTTTGAACTTAGAAAACTTCCATTTGATGCAAATAGCAATGCAGTAGTTAGCGCAAAAACCTGTGAATACCACTATGGCAAGCATCATGCAACTTACGTAGCAAATTTAAACAATCTTATAAAAGATACAAAACTTGCTAACGCATCTTTTTATGAAATTCTAACAAATAGCGAAGGTGGGCTTTACAATAACGTTGCTCAAGTTTACAACCACGACTTTTACTGGGACTGCATCGCTAAAAAAAGTGAGATGTCAAGCGAGCTAAAAGCTGCAATCGAAGCAAATTTTGCAAATTTTAAAGAGGAGTTTTTAAAAGCAGCCACAACGCTTTTTGGCTCAGGCTGGGCGTGGCTTGTCTTTGATCCAAGCAGCAAAAAGCTAGAGATCGTGCAAACTAGCAATGCAAAAACTCCAGTGAGCGATGGCAAAGTGCCACTTCTAGTCGTTGATGTTTGGGAGCACGCTTACTACATCGACAACTTCAACGCCCGCCCAAAATACCTAGAGACATTTTATGAGAATATAAACTGGGAATTTGTTAGCAAAGCTTACGAGTGGGCACTAAAAGAGGGTCTTGGCTCAGTTGAGTTTTACACAAAAGAGCTTCATAAATAA
- a CDS encoding ribonuclease HII, producing the protein MAKICGIDEAGRGALAGPLSVAACVLNKEISGLNDSKKLTAKKREELFKEIIKSSNFLIIYFSNTQIDELGLSECLRRALKIFKAHFEGFEIIYDGNLDYGVGITTMIKADSKVAGVSAASILAKVSRDSLMKGWDKIYSKYGFAGHKGYGTKAHLDAITKFGYSSLHRKSFVVKSFEKSLFD; encoded by the coding sequence ATGGCAAAAATTTGTGGCATAGATGAGGCTGGACGTGGGGCTTTAGCTGGGCCTTTAAGCGTAGCAGCCTGTGTGCTAAATAAAGAAATTTCAGGTCTAAACGACTCCAAAAAACTAACTGCAAAAAAGCGTGAGGAGCTTTTTAAAGAGATCATAAAAAGCTCAAATTTTCTCATCATCTACTTCTCAAATACACAAATAGACGAACTTGGGCTAAGTGAGTGCTTAAGACGAGCGCTCAAAATTTTTAAGGCGCACTTTGAGGGTTTTGAGATCATTTATGATGGAAATTTAGACTATGGCGTTGGTATCACAACGATGATAAAAGCTGATAGCAAAGTCGCTGGGGTAAGCGCTGCTAGCATATTAGCAAAGGTTAGTCGTGATAGTTTGATGAAAGGCTGGGATAAAATTTACTCAAAGTACGGCTTTGCTGGGCACAAAGGATACGGCACAAAGGCACATTTAGATGCCATTACTAAGTTTGGCTATTCAAGCCTTCATAGAAAAAGCTTTGTAGTAAAATCTTTTGAAAAATCTCTATTTGACTAA
- a CDS encoding trans-sulfuration enzyme family protein has protein sequence MKLDTLIVKGIEAKNNPNKAVIPPVFLASTFVQDDLENFQEFAYSRGSNPTKKAFDEIFAKVEGSKYAFSFGSGMAATAAALSLIKTGQKVLLNSNVYGGTYRYVTTVFESHGIKSEFIDDLNFLSEDDISDDVAAIFIETPSNPLLRATDIARISKIAHKKGALVIVDNTFLTPYYQRVLDHGADIVVYSATKYIGGHADVIAGIVTLNDDALAEKIKFAKNTLGGIISPMDAYYLIRGLKTLSVRFDRQTQNTHKIIKFLQNNDAVSVVHFAGSYSEQEAKIQAAQASDIGALISFELDEKYDVNKFVKSLEIFDLAVSLGGVESLICRPATMTHEAYPKEVLDKIGIKQNLLRLAIGIENADDLMADLDQAFKKVKK, from the coding sequence ATGAAACTTGACACCTTGATCGTAAAGGGAATTGAAGCTAAAAATAATCCAAATAAAGCTGTCATTCCGCCTGTTTTTTTAGCAAGTACATTTGTGCAAGATGATCTTGAAAATTTTCAAGAATTTGCATATTCTCGTGGTAGCAACCCAACCAAAAAGGCATTTGATGAAATTTTTGCAAAGGTTGAAGGCAGCAAATATGCATTTAGCTTTGGTTCAGGCATGGCAGCAACAGCGGCGGCACTTAGCCTTATAAAAACAGGGCAAAAGGTCCTACTAAATAGCAATGTCTATGGTGGCACTTATAGATATGTCACGACTGTTTTTGAAAGCCACGGCATAAAGAGCGAATTTATAGACGATCTAAATTTTTTAAGTGAAGATGATATAAGTGACGACGTGGCGGCGATATTCATCGAAACTCCGTCAAATCCTCTCTTAAGAGCGACAGACATCGCTAGAATTTCAAAGATCGCTCACAAAAAGGGCGCTCTAGTCATCGTGGATAACACATTTTTAACGCCTTATTATCAAAGAGTACTTGATCATGGAGCTGATATCGTGGTTTATAGCGCTACAAAATATATCGGCGGACACGCTGACGTGATCGCTGGTATCGTCACGCTAAACGATGATGCTTTGGCTGAGAAGATAAAATTTGCTAAAAACACGCTTGGTGGAATCATCAGCCCGATGGACGCATACTATCTAATACGTGGGCTTAAAACGCTTAGCGTTAGGTTTGATAGACAAACGCAAAATACCCATAAAATAATCAAATTTTTGCAGAATAATGACGCAGTTAGCGTGGTGCATTTTGCCGGCTCATATAGCGAGCAAGAGGCAAAGATACAAGCGGCTCAAGCAAGCGACATCGGCGCGCTCATCTCATTTGAGCTTGATGAAAAATATGATGTAAATAAATTTGTAAAATCGCTAGAAATTTTTGATCTAGCGGTAAGTCTTGGTGGCGTAGAAAGCCTTATTTGCAGGCCTGCAACGATGACGCATGAGGCATATCCAAAAGAGGTGCTAGATAAGATCGGCATAAAGCAAAACTTGCTTCGCCTAGCAATCGGTATCGAAAACGCTGATGATCTAATGGCAGATCTTGATCAAGCATTTAAAAAAGTAAAAAAATAA
- a CDS encoding S-adenosylmethionine tRNA ribosyltransferase has product MRAFIGIFILIVSLFGYEINHENWAKFYKFIGEANGIKFEVYMNYFKDEFENFKQSKSFKVPAKISGHIFFDGTKYDYEKGNLEQNISEISSLNAVSDKINLDVKNENGELKGKIIVKNKAYNATIKKEKEYEMLNIGIQMTEANGTRYEAIINDIFAKESAKKNKNKLLSTLYDLKSERKKWPNNQFESLDNIYYINDKIKSICTYKNNKTSCDVVLLKTNKKLKLKQIFKDMNDPHLKAILATAGVSENFVLSPLGLTFLNEEQISVPLDELRPYFSDEIGL; this is encoded by the coding sequence ATGAGAGCATTTATTGGGATTTTTATACTTATAGTAAGCCTATTTGGCTATGAGATAAATCACGAAAACTGGGCAAAATTTTATAAATTTATTGGCGAGGCAAATGGTATAAAATTTGAAGTTTATATGAACTATTTTAAAGATGAATTTGAAAATTTTAAGCAGAGCAAGAGCTTTAAAGTGCCAGCCAAGATAAGCGGACATATCTTTTTTGATGGTACAAAATATGACTACGAAAAAGGTAATCTTGAGCAAAATATCAGTGAAATTTCATCGCTAAATGCTGTATCTGATAAGATAAATTTAGACGTTAAAAATGAAAATGGCGAGCTAAAGGGCAAAATAATCGTTAAAAACAAAGCCTATAATGCGACTATCAAAAAAGAAAAAGAGTATGAAATGCTAAATATTGGCATCCAAATGACTGAAGCAAATGGCACGAGATACGAAGCTATAATTAACGACATATTTGCCAAAGAATCGGCTAAAAAAAATAAAAATAAATTACTCTCGACACTTTATGACCTAAAAAGTGAGCGTAAAAAATGGCCAAATAACCAATTTGAGAGCCTAGATAACATCTACTATATAAATGACAAAATAAAAAGCATCTGCACCTATAAAAATAATAAAACTAGCTGCGATGTCGTCTTACTTAAAACCAACAAAAAACTAAAGTTAAAGCAGATTTTTAAAGATATGAACGACCCTCATCTAAAAGCAATCCTCGCAACAGCAGGCGTTAGCGAAAATTTTGTACTTTCGCCGCTTGGGCTTACCTTTTTAAATGAGGAGCAAATTAGCGTGCCACTTGATGAGCTAAGACCTTACTTTAGCGATGAAATCGGACTTTAA